DNA sequence from the Nicotiana tomentosiformis chromosome 3, ASM39032v3, whole genome shotgun sequence genome:
ttcagcATTCTCTTCATCCTCATCaccaccctcatcagggaagggtgtgtaaTCTCCGGACTCATCggtattgttgtcataatcacggTTCTCTTTCTGACTCTGTGCATCCGctagatcccgattaaatatgtcatcTTCGGATAATTGAGTCAGGACAGGAGGTTcaacttgctcgttttcactgcacaaacaacaaaataatgagctacTCAAATTGTCaaatactttacatatagctatatcacttcacttacaagtcgtaatgtgttgacatctcatgatggacattatcatgttggtgatgactcccgtatataccaccatgatccaacacaccagaactacgcatattccaactgggcgtgagttcataacttgtaaaattcatatctggcagGTAttccctgtggaatatatgagtgttaatacaaattcaatataacaaaaataaacatcgtaacacaaagaaaaattgaagtttaccactcgtcttgtggattatgtaaagtatgagagaaattattttctcgtttctcattcgcccgtggagataagtttaaatcaggccaaactctttcagccaGAACTTGTTCGGCAAACACTGCTCCAGAATAACTacccgatgactgagggttaTCCCTGCTTTGCGCCacctcattattgcgaatgtCTTCAACCTtcacgtacatttccaacatttttattaaaagaaattcccagtattcatccggagtcctcaaaaaatactcaaagtttcatcatcctcgatgttaaactcagcgtaacaagcaaccccttgcggagtgataGAATAAGAATATCTTTCGATTACTTTAAGGTTCAACGAACGTTTACTCATACTCATTTGTTACACAACAACGATACCGGtctcgtactccattgtaagtggcaacttaacatgacactgtggagataaactatagctcactgagttattcgccaccacaacctcaccttCCCCcctcccaatataatgaaacccttacttttcgctcttcagacattatgacaaaatgcttgagaatttaGCAAGAAGAAAAATTTAACAGGAGTTGAGAATATTTCTGAATGGAATTTTGTAAAATCCTTAACGCCTTTAAACAAGGCAATGCCTAACCCAGGAGGTCCAattttttgaggtatagcgcccttttaaagggtGTTATACCCATTTAAATTactgttatgtcagttaagcgcAGAAGagttattggtgggcccacaaaataTATATAGCGCCGTTTATAAAGGCGCTATACCTGCCAGTCTAATGAAATTCATGTATAGCaccctttaaaagggcgctatatatAGTTTGGTCATATTATTTTTTTCACTTATTTCGGTTATTTGAGTTTAAAAAGACCACATTTAGGTTCCGGACTCCATATATGATATAGGTACACCATTTTCACCTAAATCACCTTAGTTATACACGCACGCGCACACAAAAATAAATCTTCAGACAatatacacacatacatacatcTATACACACATATAAGAGTGTGTGTGCGCACACACTGACACACATATATACATGAGTTCTGGCAAATGAAACTGGACTAGGTAAGCAATTGGTGAATGCTGAAAAATACCTTTtgtgattcttttttttttctttggatGTTTGGGGCAACATTGCATAATATATCATCCCAGTTTACATCCGATGCATCTCACAAAGTGAAGGATAATTATTAGATGTTCTTACAAGTTTGAGGTGGGATAACGAGTCCAACAAAGACTAATTAAATCTTGGGAAAATGGcattgtatagccgctctcaaaataataaccaaaaatgtatatttttttgtatatattttgtatagatatacattttgtatgttatatacaaaaattatacaaattttatatactttttcgactACCGAATATAAATAGTTTTTGACGCGggctaaaagtaaaaaaaaaatccttAAATCTTAGCCCAATAACAAGCCCAACAAAGACTAATTAAATAAAACTTATGTACATGTTCGACCATATCCAGTAGCAAATGCTAGTGCTGTGGTGCCGGCTACCCGATAATAGATTTTGTGAGCATGAGCTTTAGCCATAGAGAAACAAATCTACAGATGTGTAACTAATCCTAAGTAACTTCTTCAGCTCTTGCTCTATAACTGCTCCTATCAGTAACTTGTTCAGCTTCtgggacaacaacaacaacaacccagtaaaatctcactaatagGGTCTGGGGACTAATAGGGTCTGGGGAagatagtatgtacgcagaccttacccttaccccgatggagtagagaggttgtttccgaaaaaccctcggctcaaaaaaaacaaaaagacaaggacaaaaaggagacaatattagtattacaacagcaatcataggaaaaataggaacaccatgaaatccagaagaaaaatgcaaagcaaagggagacaatattagtatcaccacaacaatcataagaaaaataggaacactatgaaatctagaagaaagatgcaaagcaaaagcgatagttagtaaataggacctgcactgaaaagcgaaataataagacacaacattgccactagctatcttagacaaaaaacccacatggctagtcccacaatggtacgaagtaaggcatgACGCAACTACCTCCTAATGCTTCACAACATTCAGAAACATTCAGCTTCTGGGAATGCTTCACAATTTTCATTGATACATTCAGAAACAGAATCCCACAGCTCCTCTCACCTATTATATGGAAGAATCGACCCGATATAGAATTCGCATTCCCTTACTTTATTGAGATCTGTGATCAAGCAAAGGACTTGAATCCTTGCTGACATATCAACGGACTACCACAAATGCAGTTGCTTTGTTAACTCGGATTTCATACCGCAACCAAAAgagaaataaattatttttttttaaatctgcATGAATATGGTAAATCCTCCAGCTGTCCATTCTGGCAAACTATCATAACAAACTCAAGGTCTCATAGCTTTTAAAGTTAAAGGAACTATTGGGTTCAAATGTGATTTAAAACTTACAAATTTGAATGAATAACGGGTAACGACTACAACCTTTTTCCCAAACTCAACTTACAGCATCTTTATACTTTAATTGGCTTCCTACGTCAATGAGCTCTCTAAGGCACCATTGGAAAGTTTTGACGACGTTGTGAGTGCACTTGCTTTAATGAGCTCTCGGTTGCCAGTTTGGAAGTCTTGGATCTCTGCTTCTGTGATGATGTTATCTTCCTTGTGCACAAGATCTTTTTGCCCACTGCTCGTTTCGCAAACAACATCAGTAGCATCATTCATCTTATCTGGATTTGGAATATCCAGGGATTCAATGTCACTCTTTTGGGCATATCTTGCAGACCTAAAGGTAGAAAAGCTCAAAGTCAGTTCGGAAGCATTACTAAAGGGAAAAGTGTAAAACAACAAAAGACCAACCTTCTGGATGAAGAGACTCCAGGTTCCCTTTTTGTTGAGGAGGTTCTTTTTGCTTTCTTATTCGTCAATCTGCTCAAGTTCATCAACCAATAACCATACTCAAAAATATTAGTGGCATATCAAGGTGATATTAAAATACAATCTCTATCATAAATGTAGTAGGCAGAAATAAATACGATAGACAACAGACTATGTAGAGAACCAGGATATGTCCGGGGTTACAAGGAAAATTAGAAATCAATACTTACAGAACAGATGAAACATCATTGCTTTGAAGATCTGTCTCATGCTTCTGCACATATTGCATCCAAAAGGATCATATCACAAACATATGTAATGCCATTGATAATTTAAAAATATGTTAAGAGAGGACACAATATCAAATGGGAAAGGACCTCGTCAGCTTGATGGTCTTCAAGCGTCAATGAGCTCTCTAAGGCAACTTTGAAAGTCTCGGATCTCTGCTTCTGTGTGATGGTGCTATCTTCCATGTCCGCAAGATCTTTTTTCCCACTGCTCGTTACGCAACCAACATCAGTAGCATCATTCATCGTATCTGGAATAGGATTATCCAGGATTTCAATGTCACTCTTTTGGACATTTCTTTTAAACCTGAAGATAGAAAACCTACTTATCAAAACCCTCAGAACATTCAGTTCTGAAAGCAATACTGCAGGGAAAAGTGTATAACAACAAAAGAACAACCTTTTGGATGAAGAGATTCCAGGTTCCCTTTTTGTTGAGGAAGTTCTTTTTGCTTTCTGCTTCGTCGATCTGCTCAAGTTCATCAACCCAACCATATCATGTCACAACAATAGTAGTGGCATATTAAGGTGATAATAAATACAATCTCCATAAATGTAGTAGACAGAAGTAAACATCACAGATGACAGTCAAGAATATGTAGAGAACTAGGATATGTCCGAGGTTACAAGGAAATTAAGAAATCAATACTTACGGAACAGATGAAACATTGTTGCTTGGAATATCTGTTTCATGCTTCTGCACATATTGCATCCAAAAGAATCGTATCACAAACATATATAATGccattgataatataaaaatatgttaAGAGATAACACAGTATCAGATGGGAAAGGACCTTGTCAGATGGATGGTCTTCAAGCGTCAATGAGCTCTCTAAGGCAACTTTGAAAGTCTCGGATCTCTGCTTCTGCGTGATAGTGTTATCTTCTATGTACGCAAGATCTTTTTGCCCACTGCTCGTTACGCAACCAACATCAGTAACATCATTCATCTTATCTGGAATTGGATTATCCAGGGTTTCGATGTCACTCTTTTGGACATTTCTTCTAAACCTGAAGATGGAAAACCTACTTATCAAAAACCTCAGAACATTAGAAAGCAATACTGCAGCGAAAAGTGTATAACAACAAAAGACAACCTTTTGGCTGAAGACATTCCAGGCTCCCTTTTTGTTAAGGAAGTTCTTTTTGCTTTCTGCTTCGTCGATCTGCTCAAGTTCATCAACCTAACAATATCATGTCACAATAATAGTAGTAGCATATTAAGGTGATAATAAATAGAATCTCTATCATAAATGTAGTAGACAGAAGTAAACACGACAGATGACAGTCAAGACTATGTAGAGAACTAAAATATGTCCGAGGTTACAAGGAAATTCAGAAATCAATACTTACGGAACAGATGAAACATCGTTGCTTTGAATATCTGTTTCATGCTTCTGCACATATTGCATCCAAAAAATTCATACCATAAACATATGTAATGCCATTTATAATTTAACAATATGTTACGAGACAGAGTATCAGATGGGAAAGGACCTTGTCAGATGGATGGTCTTCAAGCATCAATGCGCTCTCTAAGGCAAGTATCAGAGTCTCGGATCTCTGCTTCTGTGTGATCGTGTTATCTTCCATGTCCACAAGATCTTTTTTCCCACTGCTTGTTTCGCAACCAACATTAGTAGCATCATTCATCTTATCTGAAATTGGAGTAACCGGGGATTCAGTGTCTCTCTTTTGGGCATTTCTTTTTGACCTGAAGATAGAGAACCTACTTGTCAAACCCTCGGAACAGTCAGTTCGGATAGCAATACTACAGGAAAAAGTGTACAACAACAAAATAACAACCTTTTGGATGAAGAGACTAAGGCTTCCCTTTTTGTTGAGGAGGTTCTTTTTACTTTCTTCTTCATGGATCTGCTCAAGTTCATCAACGGATAACCATATCATATCCCAATAATAATACTGCCGTATCAAGGTGATGTGAAATACAATCTCTAACATAAAAGTAGTAGGTAGGAGTAAACACAACAGTCAAGACTGTGTATAGGATACATCCAAGGAACAAAGAAAATTTAGAAATCAATACTTACGGAACAGATGAAACAGCATTGCATTGAAGATTTGTCTCATGCTTCTGTAAATAGTGCTTCCAAAAAGAATCATATCACAAAGAGATGTAATGCCAATAATAACTTGAAAATATGTTAAGATAACACAGTATAAAATAGGGGAAGCACCTTGTCAGATGGATTGTCTTCAAGCATCTCCCACTGTTCCTTGCTCAGATTCAAGGTTTCCACTTCACCATCATAATATAAGATCTCAAGAGGAAAACAAGCAAATAGCATCAGTCAACTAAAAACTTCTAGATGGTTCAAGTTAGCTAAAAGCACTACACTCCCTGGATATATTTCCCTTTCGTGAAGGTAAAAGGTATGTATATTGCAGTGATTATATTTGGTTCGGTAAATAGTTCTGCCTCTACGTCACTCAGCAGGAAGGTGGAGTTAATTGGACTAGCAGATATTTTTCGGTAAATAGCGTTGCCTCAACATTACTGAGAAGGAAGAGGGAGTCAATTGGACTTGAAGATATTTTGGCAATGGTAGGAGAACAATAACAAATATAATATTTGGAGTTTGTCTCGAgttaaattgagaaaaaaataaatGATATCATGGATTCAAACAGACTACCGATTTATAACTTTTTAGACTTGGGGAGGGTGTATAGATTCTTGTCATCATTATTAAGTGCATATATCAGGATATCGCAAAATGATAAGTATAGAGTAATAAACTGGAAAGAGATGAATTCAAAAACAGCAGACAGCTTAATAATAAGATGACTACCTTGTGTCTCTTTTTCACAGGATCAAACTCAGAAATTGCACCCTCATAGAACCTGCAAAGGGAATCTTAAGATCAGAAACTTTAGCTAGACTCTTTTTTCCATATTCAAGGCATGATAAAAGTCAATTTGGTAGAAGGAATTGAAGATGTGCTCTGATACTCTACACGTCAAAATGCCAAGTGAACGATTAACTAAACTGTTTGCTTTCTATCATTGACTTGGTCATCATGTGCAATATGTCATTACTAAATGTTCCGAGTGAATTTACAGATTAAATTGATAATCTTTTTTTTCGTTGATAAGTTAGAAAAAAGACACTGGAAATTGGTATTTTTCAACCTAAGAAATTATCCAATGGTTCAAAAGAAACTTCTTCATATTCATGGAAATGGTGTTCCTTGCTGCCCGTTGGAGTGACCTTCTGAGGCATCTATGATCTACCTCCTTCAGTACTCCCATGGCTGCATTCTCTTCTGTTTTTTGTTTCTGAATAACCAACATCCCCTTTTAAGTGTGTTGGTCCTAGCAATTCGTCAATTGtctgttttttttttcaactCAGTAATCAAAACCTATCGCTCTGCAGATAAATGTTGGAACAGTTTTTCTTTTAGGTGGTCAAAGGGAGTATTTCTCTTTGCCCATCTATATTCCAGAAACAGGTCCACCTTTGTCTATCTGGTAATTATATTCACATAATTGATATCAATCCAAGCTATATCAATCAAAAGATGAGACATGCTCAAAAATTAGTAACCCATACACCGGATACAACCAGCAACGATTGCTAGTAAGCCACAGCATTTCATGCTACCAAACACATCAAGAAATGATCTACATGTAAGGCTATACATATTTCTTTTGAAAGAATATTGCCTAGACAATTTTCCATTGACTCCAACTTTTTTCAAGCAACAGAAACCATAAAGACGATAAAATTGAAGAATGCTGTAGCAGTTAGACAAGATCTGGCAATGGGTTGATTTATAGATAGAACTTTGTTAGTTGATAGTTCTGAAGGTAAGTTGGCATTGCTGAAACTGTGAGTGGATGAGCATTTGGAAAGTATAATTACAAAATCTATTATAGAAATAAGATGAAAGTTTTGAAAGAAATTACGAGTCAGTTCACAGATCGGGGCAGAAGAACTTACATGGGTTTAATACTATAATCAGCCACATGAGATGGAGGATGGTGATGATTGAGATGGCTGATAATTTAAATTGAAgaatgagaaagaaaaaaattttaaaaaaagaagaagaagctgATTTATGGTGGATACAAACATATGAATGCTTGAGAGTAATTAAATATTGACATCTTGCAGTCTCCCCTACTTTTTCCTTAGCCTAGCCAAAAAGACATCAAAGAAAAAAGACAGAaaaagaacaagaagaagaagaagacgacaacAGCTTATTAGCTTAACAAGCTACTCTCGAAATTCAGGAGCCATCAGCTGCTGATCATTGCAATCTATCTCCACAGAGATTGTCTGCAAGTATAAGGTCTGCTTATAGCATCAAGGAGTAAAGAACTAGAGAAAACCAttacaaaagatgaaccatatgTGTATTTTTTAACACAAGTTACGAACACGCCTGTGATAGTACTAGAACAACACATGTTAAAATAAGGGAATTAAGCAAATTTTTGCCTGACGGCCTAGTAGGCAAGTCAACTTTATAGATAATAAACTTAACAGAAGGCAATCAAGTTGATTAAAAGTGCTGGGATGAGAGTGGATCTGTAATTAGTACCACAAATTCACAATAGTATGACAGTCCTGACACTATATTTTGCAGAACTTACACTTTGTCCAATGGCCACCAAACTCTTATTCTGATACCAACCATTTCTTCTCCATAATTTTTGGTGATTTGACGCCTTTTAGAATCCTGAATGAAACAATTAGGAACCATAAGCTCTTCAGACATGAAAACATTCTAGAACAACAGACAAAATGAAAGCAGTAGGGCCCTAAACCAAAACTACTTTCAGTCCtttaaaatatattgaaaagaggTAAGAATAGTATTTGCTCCGACTTCAAGGAGGGTATAGCAGCTTATAACTTATTTTTACTATGATTGGATTCTTTTGACAAAGCAAAGAAGTCACAGATTTTGGCAACAAGCCGCTACATTTCAACAATACTACGTGAATACAAACAAAATCTGCAAATATTGCAGATATGGACGTTACATAAACAAGGGATACAGTTTAGCTCAAAACATGGTATATTAGTACCTCATCCTTCCCCATGGCAAGCTTCTTCTGGCGCTTAGTTTTGGCAAGTTTGCTTGAGAGATTTTCATCCCCAAACGATAGTTTAATTGCCTGTAAAACCCACAAGAGTGaaggaaaaagggaaaaaaaaggaaAGTGGTTGTCACATTTGTGCTTGAAAAAAACTATAAGCACAGATCAAGAGATAGCAACTTCCAAGAAGTTTTCCTTTCAACCTCATCTCCTGTTTCTTCTATATCATGAATTTCAATGGTAGCTCTGTCATTCTTCTGTTTCTTTTCATCAACTTGTTGCACTGATGGCTCCTCAGCATCAGTAAGGTTTCCTTCTCCTTTTACAATGTTAAGAGCAGAAGTGGTGTCCACATCACCTTTTGGAACGGACTCACTCTTCTTTGAGTTCTGACGTGGTTTTCTTTTGCTACATGCTGTGCCCTTATGTTCATCCCCAAATTTGAGAACTGAATGCAGAGAGCCATTTCTCTTATCTTGAGATTGCAACACATCTCCTTCTGGAACCAACACACCCAGATGAGCCTCCTTATTTGCCATGCTCTCTTTCTTCTTAGCCCTAACCCGGCAACCATGACTACCATTGCTAATGCCAGTATTCTTTTGCTGCTCCATCTGACTGTGATGCTGTAATGTTTTCGAAGAGGTACCATTAATATTTAAAAGAGTCTCATATAACAGCAGCAGATGGACCAACTTTTACAGGATACACAGCATCAGTCACATTATCATTTTCCGTATGATCATAAAACTAATATAAGCAAAAAGGAAAGTAATCCAATAGCTTTTTTTTTCTTATAAGGAGCGTTTTCTTAATCAGTAGTAATTCAATAGCATATTTTGATAATTAAAAGTAGTAAATACATATTTATCAAGCACTATAGAAGCATTGGGTTTAGTCTCATTGACATTTTCATACTGTTTTGGACATATTGCATCGCATGAGGTCATTTTCTTGAAAGTGCTGGCGTTACAGTTAAACCAGCATATTTATAATGTTACTTGAGCATGCTTATTGCAAGGTTGGCTCTTACTGTTCAACTCATAGCACCGCATCCTTACAATAAGGATAATTATCAAGAATCCACATATGGACAAATATTTCTCTAAAAGACCCTGCTTATTAACTGTGTTGGGATAATGAGATAAGAGATATTTGATGCCTTGAGGGCATACAACATGATTAAACTTGCCAACTTCTAAGAGAAAAAAGCTGTTTTTTTAGTGTGACGGAGGTATCTAACTTATTAATATAAAATGTGCCCGACACTTTGAGACAAAAAGAACTATCCTTATAACAGCTCACGTCTCAAAATGCAGCTCAAGAGGTCAATATTAGAGTTTCattatttgaagaaaaaaaaccaTATTCTCTATGACAGTTTGAAATATCTCATGATTTGAGAGACAGATGGATTGCACATCTGGAGAAACTGTTTATTTCAGTGAGCTACATGTAGAAGTGTTATAAACATCTCAAAATCAGATCATTAGTAAAGCCAGTCAGTCAAGAGGCAGTGTGTTTATTACTAGTTGTATATCCTTCCTTAGGTATATTTATCCTCCGCTATTGCAAAAAGCTAAAAGACAAAAAAATGTATGTTCTGTCGAAAAGACGAAAACAGTGAATGTCTTTGTCACATCCTCCTTGGTGATTTTTATATCTTTCTAATGCAACATActacagtcagacctctctataacagcatccatatataacaacacttcactataaaagccaagcttttccggaaccaatttttatgttatgttataatatatgttctctataacatccagcacttcgctataacatccaaaaatattcggacAACCGAGGTTGTtgtagagaggtttgactgtacatCAATTCCAAGTCAGCATCTTGCTACCATCGACTGTGCAATTTGTCGGTGGCAACCTTGTTATGCAATTAGAGAGTACCAGGTTTTAGgaaaaaaattctaaatttcaCCTTATAATTTGGTTCTAAGGTGTTATGAACTAAGCCACATGGTTGGTATCAAGGGGCAAAGCGACAGGAGACGAGGCAAGAAAGAAGACAGAGCGACTTTTATAGAAAGAGTACTAAGGATCAACACTCTTATCTATCATCATAACAGGAaaataatctttttttttcttttgaaatggTAAGGACATAACAGGCAACTAGTCATATCTATCATCATATCAGCTAGAATAGTCTGAAACATACTCTTTTGCAGCAGCTGGAGAAGAGTCATAATACGCGTGCCGtttgtaaataaaaataaatgcatGAATATAAAGATGTGACACTGATGCTATAACTATTAAGCAAAAGGATCATATCATAATCGTTTCATTCAACAACTACAAGAAAAAGCAAAAAACAGTTGCATAAAAAGGATAGTCATCAATAGGACGCACCATTTGTTCTCCCTCAGGCATTTCATTGCATATTGAGGCAACTATTTCAGCATAATCATCAAGATTCATGCTTCTTGACTTGAGGGCTTCTATAAGATAAGGTCTAAGAGTGGAGGCACATTCTTTCAGGACTTCCTCTCCCAATTTTGACGAGATAGGTGAACAAATCTGTACAGTATAGAAGATAAAGAAAAGCGCTAAAGAAACATGACTAACAAAAGATTACTAGGATGAGGTTCATTGCCTTATTTTCCTTTCTGGCGCTATCAAGAAGGGGCTGAAGAAGCTCCATTGAGATTTCATCACTTTCTTCTATGAGCAGAGTCATGATTTCTTCCATGTTTGTGAATACAACATTAGGATGGTCGGGCCTTTAGAAAATTAAAGCATCAACCATAAGCATTTATCAGAGAAAACTTATACAAGATAACCTTATATTCATTTATATTCATTTGCTTGGGTAAAATGGCATGGTGCATGATGTCAAAGTCAAAAAATCACCAACATGGC
Encoded proteins:
- the LOC104096192 gene encoding sister chromatid cohesion protein PDS5 homolog D-like isoform X2 gives rise to the protein MAASASSTLDSSQKEIEDELKDCGIRLIIPPPSTEELLNLLDKVESLLIKVGQAPSDSMKDALRPVMRAMVGSELLKNADVDVKFSVVSCLCELSRITAPQQPYDDGLMKEIFQLIVRAFEDLSHSARHYYKAVHVLETVADVKACVMLLDLECDALVIEIFQLFLRIIRPDHPNVVFTNMEEIMTLLIEESDEISMELLQPLLDSARKENKICSPISSKLGEEVLKECASTLRPYLIEALKSRSMNLDDYAEIVASICNEMPEGEQMHHSQMEQQKNTGISNGSHGCRVRAKKKESMANKEAHLGVLVPEGDVLQSQDKRNGSLHSVLKFGDEHKGTACSKRKPRQNSKKSESVPKGDVDTTSALNIVKGEGNLTDAEEPSVQQVDEKKQKNDRATIEIHDIEETGDEAIKLSFGDENLSSKLAKTKRQKKLAMGKDEDSKRRQITKNYGEEMVGIRIRVWWPLDKVFYEGAISEFDPVKKRHKILYYDGEVETLNLSKEQWEMLEDNPSDKHYLQKHETNLQCNAVSSVPSMKKKVKRTSSTKREALVSSSKRFSIFRSKRNAQKRDTESPVTPISDKMNDATNVGCETSSGKKDLVDMEDNTITQKQRSETLILALESALMLEDHPSDKKHETDIQSNDVSSVPLMNLSRSTKQKAKRTSLTKREPGMSSAKRFRRNVQKSDIETLDNPIPDKMNDVTDVGCVTSSGQKDLAYIEDNTITQKQRSETFKVALESSLTLEDHPSDKKHETDIPSNNVSSVPSTKQKAKRTSSTKREPGISSSKRFKRNVQKSDIEILDNPIPDTMNDATDVGCVTSSGKKDLADMEDSTITQKQRSETFKVALESSLTLEDHQADEKHETDLQSNDVSSVLLTNKKAKRTSSTKREPGVSSSRRSARYAQKSDIESLDIPNPDKMNDATDVVCETSSGQKDLVHKEDNIITEAEIQDFQTGNRELIKASALTTSSKLSNGALESSLT
- the LOC104096192 gene encoding sister chromatid cohesion protein PDS5 homolog D-like isoform X4, giving the protein MAASASSTLDSSQKEIEDELKDCGIRLIIPPPSTEELLNLLDKVESLLIKVGQAPSDSMKDALRPVMRAMVGSELLKNADVDVKFSVVSCLCELSRITAPQQPYDDGLMKEIFQLIVRAFEDLSHSARHYYKAVHVLETVADVKACVMLLDLECDALVIEIFQLFLRIIRPDHPNVVFTNMEEIMTLLIEESDEISMELLQPLLDSARKENKICSPISSKLGEEVLKECASTLRPYLIEALKSRSMNLDDYAEIVASICNEMPEGEQMHHSQMEQQKNTGISNGSHGCRVRAKKKESMANKEAHLGVLVPEGDVLQSQDKRNGSLHSVLKFGDEHKGTACSKRKPRQNSKKSESVPKGDVDTTSALNIVKGEGNLTDAEEPSVQQVDEKKQKNDRATIEIHDIEETGDEAIKLSFGDENLSSKLAKTKRQKKLAMGKDEDSKRRQITKNYGEEMVGIRIRVWWPLDKVFYEGAISEFDPVKKRHKILYYDGEVETLNLSKEQWEMLEDNPSDKHYLQKHETNLQCNAVSSVPSMKKKVKRTSSTKREALVSSSKRSKRNAQKRDTESPVTPISDKMNDATNVGCETSSGKKDLVDMEDNTITQKQRSETLILALESALMLEDHPSDKKHETDIQSNDVSSVPLMNLSRSTKQKAKRTSLTKREPGMSSAKRFRRNVQKSDIETLDNPIPDKMNDVTDVGCVTSSGQKDLAYIEDNTITQKQRSETFKVALESSLTLEDHPSDKKHETDIPSNNVSSVPSTKQKAKRTSSTKREPGISSSKRFKRNVQKSDIEILDNPIPDTMNDATDVGCVTSSGKKDLADMEDSTITQKQRSETFKVALESSLTLEDHQADEKHETDLQSNDVSSVLRLTNKKAKRTSSTKREPGVSSSRRSARYAQKSDIESLDIPNPDKMNDATDVVCETSSGQKDLVHKEDNIITEAEIQDFQTGNRELIKASALTTSSKLSNGALESSLT
- the LOC104096192 gene encoding sister chromatid cohesion protein PDS5 homolog D-like isoform X6, which translates into the protein MAASASSTLDSSQKEIEDELKDCGIRLIIPPPSTEELLNLLDKVESLLIKVGQAPSDSMKDALRPVMRAMVGSELLKNADVDVKFSVVSCLCELSRITAPQQPYDDGLMKEIFQLIVRAFEDLSHSARHYYKAVHVLETVADVKACVMLLDLECDALVIEIFQLFLRIIRPDHPNVVFTNMEEIMTLLIEESDEISMELLQPLLDSARKENKICSPISSKLGEEVLKECASTLRPYLIEALKSRSMNLDDYAEIVASICNEMPEGEQMHHSQMEQQKNTGISNGSHGCRVRAKKKESMANKEAHLGVLVPEGDVLQSQDKRNGSLHSVLKFGDEHKGTACSKRKPRQNSKKSESVPKGDVDTTSALNIVKGEGNLTDAEEPSVQQVDEKKQKNDRATIEIHDIEETGDEAIKLSFGDENLSSKLAKTKRQKKLAMGKDEDSKRRQITKNYGEEMVGIRIRVWWPLDKVFYEGAISEFDPVKKRHKILYYDGEVETLNLSKEQWEMLEDNPSDKKHETNLQCNAVSSVPSMKKKVKRTSSTKREALVSSSKRSKRNAQKRDTESPVTPISDKMNDATNVGCETSSGKKDLVDMEDNTITQKQRSETLILALESALMLEDHPSDKKHETDIQSNDVSSVPLMNLSRSTKQKAKRTSLTKREPGMSSAKRFRRNVQKSDIETLDNPIPDKMNDVTDVGCVTSSGQKDLAYIEDNTITQKQRSETFKVALESSLTLEDHPSDKKHETDIPSNNVSSVPSTKQKAKRTSSTKREPGISSSKRFKRNVQKSDIEILDNPIPDTMNDATDVGCVTSSGKKDLADMEDSTITQKQRSETFKVALESSLTLEDHQADEKHETDLQSNDVSSVLRLTNKKAKRTSSTKREPGVSSSRRSARYAQKSDIESLDIPNPDKMNDATDVVCETSSGQKDLVHKEDNIITEAEIQDFQTGNRELIKASALTTSSKLSNGALESSLT